ATGTGTGGTTGCCATGCGCTGGAGCATGACAAAGAACTGGAGTTATCGCATTTGTTCGCTGGATTCCACAACAATACTTCGCAACTAGTCACATTAGGTGGTATTAGCTTGATTAGCCAAATGCTGATATTAGGCGTAATGATGCTCACCGGCGGCGCTACTCTAGTAAGTATTTTGATGAGCAGCAAAACAGCGAACAACCCGGAAATACTAGCACAAGCCGTTGCCGGCGCGGGCATTGCACTGACGTTGGGCATGGCATTCTTCAGCCTGCTGCTGATGTCGATGCAGTTTGCTCCGATGCTGATAATCTTTGAGAAAATGTCGCCTATTGACGCGCTGAAAACCAGCCTGTCAGCCTGCCTACGTAACATCCTCCCCCTGTCCTTATATGGCGGAATGATGTTACTTTTCATGATGATTGCCACCATGCCATTGATGTTGGGCTGGCTGATTTTACTGCCCGTAATGATTAGCTCAATGTACGCTATCTATCGTAATTTATTTCCAACTCCAACAGAAATAGCCATGGCTCTTGAGGACGAAATAATTACACGTGACCCATCTTAAATACACTCAGCCTTTATTTTGGACTGTATCGAATGTTATATCGCCCTAGCTACGATAACTGGCATTAATCTTGACATAGTCATAAGAGAAATCGCAGGTCCATACTGTAGCCACTGCCGTGCCGCGATCTAGCGTGACCCGAATGGTAATGTCGCTTTGTTGCATGATGCGCTGTCCATCTTCTTCAATATAGCTGGCGGCGCGTCCACCATGTTCAGCTACCAGCACATCATCAAGATACAACTTAAGGCGATGCACGTCGAGATCCTGCACATCGGCATATCCGATAGCAGCAAGGATCCGCCCAAGATTGGGATCAGAAGCGAAAAACGCAGTTTTAACCAAGGGGGAACGTGCCACGGCATAGGCAATTTTCTTGCACTCCGCCACGCTCTTGCCCCCTTCAATTTGGACAGTGATAAACTTGGTCGCACCCTCACCATCACGCACGATGGCCTGCGCCAGCAATATGGCAACCTCCGTGACTGCCGCCTGCAACTGCGCGAACGCCGTGCTTTCCACATCAATGATTGCTTGTGCACCGCTCATGCCGGTGGCGATCACCATCAGTGCGTCATTAGTAGATGTATCGCCATCCACGGTAATGCAATTAAACGAAGCATCACAGGCGTGAGCCGTCAACTGTTGCAACAGAGACCGGGCCACCGCCGCATCAGTGGCAATATAGCCGAGCATGGTAGCCATGTTAGGATGGATCATGCCGGAGCCTTTAGCGATGCCGGTAATGGTGATAGTTACACCATCGAATACGATTTGTTTGGATACCGCTTTAGCAACGATGTCCGTGGTCATAATGGCCTGCGCGGCATTAAACCAATTATCCTCGCGTAGTTCGGCTACGCAGGTTGGTAGTCCTGAGACCAGCCGCGATAGCGGCAACGCCTCCATGATCACACCAGTGGAGAAGGGCAGCACTTGCTCTGCCTCGCAATCCAGAAGAATAGCTACTTCAGCACAGGTAGCGCGAGCCGCAGCCAGCCCCTGTTCGCCGGTACCCGCATTAGCGTTACCCGTGTTAACCACAAGTGCGCGCACACTTTTGTTCGCAACCAGATGTTCGCGTGCCACAATAACCGGTGCGGCACAGAAACGATTTTGCGTGAATACCCCAGCCACCGTGGCTTGCGCAGTCAGGTGCATGAGCAACAAATCCTTACGCCCGGGTTTCTTGATGTTTGCTTCCGCTGTGCCCAGCAGCACACCTTTAACAGGCAGCAGAGCACTTGAAATAGGAGATTGCAGATTAACTGGCATGCCTGTAGCCCATACATTTCATAAATTCGTACGATGAGTGCATGGCACTATTCACCCAGTAAAAATATGAATGAGCGGTGTGAATATTCATATAATGAGTTGAACAATATATTGCATGGAAACATTTCCCAATTAAAACATTCAGTCGCTAGTAGCGACCACCTTGTTGGTAAATATAGTTGCTCATTTCTACGGATTGCATATTCATACGCCTCACAATGCCGTGCACATGACGCACGATACCGCGCATTACGTAATAAACGATAGCGGGATTTGTGCTGAGAAAAGACTCCAGACGGGAGCGGTCTAGTAATAGCATTTTGCTGTTTGTCTTGGCCACCACAGTAGCACTGATCTGTGCGGCACTTCCACCAACAAACGTGATGATACCAGCCAAATCACCGGGTTGTAACAGATGCAAGGTCGCTTTTTCTCCATCAAGAGTGGCGGTCGCCTCAACCTCACCTGTAGCAAGGATCATAAGTGTATTTCTGAGCATGCTGTTACCAGGCTGGAGGAGATATTCACCCGCTTTGTATTCGTGCACCGTAATAATATTTGCCAATTCTTCAATCTCGGCATCTCGCAACTCTTCAGTCAGCGTGGAGTTACGCAGGGTCTGCAAAATCAGGTCATCCATCATCATCGTGATCTCCCACCAATAATAACTACATCAATTTAATTTGCCATGGCACTGCTTGTATTTTTTGCCAGAACCACAGGGACATGGATCATTGCGTCCGGCCTTTTTGTCAATGCGTACAAATGGTTTGTGCTCTGCCTCACCATCCTCCGTAGCCAAGGCCTCTTCGTAATCGGCATGATGATACTGCACATTTTCCGGAGCGTGAGGTGCTTCTACCGCTTCAATATCCTGTTCGTTGCGGATACGAACGTTTATCAGTATCCGTGTGACATCACGCTTGATCGAGTCAAGCATGCTCGAAAACAATTCAAATGCTTCACGCTTATACTCTTGCTTAGGATTCTTCTGCGCATAACCACGCAGGTGGATGCCCTGACGCAGATGATCTAACGCTGCCAAATGCTCACGCCAGTGGGTATCCACGCTTTGCAACATGATGATGCGCTCATATCCGTGCATCATTTCCGCATCAACTTGCTCCACTTTGGCTTGATACTGCTGCTGTGCAGCCTGCACTACACGGTCACGCAAGCCAGTTTCATCAATTTGTTTATTTTGTTCCAGCCATTGCGTAAGCGGTAGGGTCAATTGAAATTCAGCAGCCAGCACCTTTTCCAGTCCAGGAACATCCCACTGTTCTTCCATACTCTGCGGCACGATGTATTCACTAATGATGTCTTGCATTACCCCTTCGCGCATTGCATTGATCGTTTCGGAAATATCCACGCTCTCCAGCAACTCATTGCGCTGCTGATAGATTACCTTACGTTGTTCATTAGCGACATCGTCGTATTCAAGAATCTGCTTGCGCATGTCAAAATTTCGCGCTTCGACCTTGCGTTGTGCATTCTCAATGGCGCGGGTGACCCAAGAATGCTCAATCGCTTCACCTTCGGGCAGCTTGAAACGGTTCATAATGGCTGCCACACGGTCGGAGGCAAAAATCCGCAACAGCGGATCTTCCAGCGATAAATAAAAACGGCTGGAACCGGGGTCGCCCTGACGACCCGCGCGGCCACGCAATTGGTTATCCACACGACGCGATTCGTGGCGCTCGGTACCGATGATATGTAAGCCACCGCTCTTTACAACTTGGTCATGTATCGGTTGCCATTCAGCACGCAACTGGGCGATGCGTTGATCACGCGTGGCATTATCCAAGCTCTCGTCCATGCGTAACCGTTCGATTGGCTTTTCCACATTGCCGCCCAACACAATGTCCGTGCCACGCCCGGCCATGTTGGTAGCGATCGTAATCATCTTTGGGCTTCCCGCTTGCGCTATGATCTCAGCTTCGCGCGCGTGTTGCTTGGCGTTTAAAACCTGGTGAGGCAGCTTTTCTTTTTCCAGTAATTGCGACAATAATTCCGATGTTTCAATCGAAGTGGTGCCAACCAGCACTGGTTGGCTACGCTTGTAACAATCCTGAATATCCAAAATGGCTGCTCGATATTTCTCGCTTGTCGTAAGATAAACCTTGTCCATCATATCCTTGCGGATAGTGGGCCGGTGCGGCGGAATAATGACGGTTTCCAGATTGTAAATCTGCTGAAACTCAAACGCTTCGGTATCTGCCGTACCGGTCATGCCGGCCAATTTGCCATATAGACGGAAATAATTCTGGAAGGTAATAGAGGCTAGAGTTTGATTCTCCTTTTGGATAGTCACCCCTTCTTTGGCCTCTACCGCTTGGTGTAGGCCTTCGGACCAACGCCTTCCTGCCATCATACGACCAGTGAATTCATCTACAATAATTACTTCGTCGTCCTGCACTACATAATTCTGGTCGCGAAGATACAGCGCATGAGCACGCAACGCAGCATACAGATGATGAATCAGCATAATATTAGCTGGGTCATACAAGCTGCCCCCGATAGGCAATAGTCCTGCTTGACTCAGTAATTTTTCAGCATGTTCATGCCCGCTTTCCGTCAACAAAATCTGACGGTTTTTCTCATCAACACTGTAATCACCAAGTCCATTTTCCTCTTGCTGACGCACAAGCTGCGGCACTAATTTATCCATGCGGATATAGACATCCACATTGTCTTCAGACTGACCAGAAATAATCAGTGGGGTGCGCGCTTCATCGATAAGAATGGAATCCACCTCATCCACGATGGCATAATTCAGCTTACGCTGGAAACGCTCACCCGCATGGGTAGCCATATTGTCGCGCAAGTAATCGAAACCAAATTCGTTGTTGGTGCCGTAGGTTATATCCGCATTGTAAGCAGCCAGCTTGTCGGTATGGTCCATCTGCGACAGAATTACCCCCACTGACAATCCAAGGAAGCGATATAGCCGACCCATCCATTCAGCATCACGTGCCGCCAGATAATCGTTGACCGTCACCACATGCACGCCCTGACCTGAAAGCGCATTGAGATATGCCGGCAGGGTCGCCATCAAAGTTTTGCCCTCGCCGGTGCGCATTTCCGCAATTTTGCCATGGTGCAGTGCCATGCCGCCGATCAGTTGTTCATCGAAGTGACGCATTTGCAGTACACGCTGTCCCGCTTCACGCACCACGGCGAATGCCTCGGGTAACAATGTATTCAACGCTTCGCCTTGAGCAATGCGCTGTTTGAAGACGTCAGTTTTAAGACACAGTGCCTCGTCTGAAAGCTTTCCCACCTCGGCCTCAAGAGCATTAATCATCGCGACTGTCTGGCGATATTGTTTAAGGAGGCGATCATTACGACTGCCAAAAACACTTTTTAATAAAGTAGAAATCATTTTTTAATTTTTCTAGGTTTCAATTCTGAGATTTTAATTCTAAGTTTTAATGCTGGATTTAACTATTTAAGCTTTAATTTATTGTCAGTTACACCAAGCAAAAAGGGTGAAGTGCCACCTCACCCTTGTACAAAACCCAATGTTTATCAATTCTCAACGTTTCAAAAAAATGCTTGTATGCGACACTTTTGAATATCTCACTTCTAAAATCATGAGGAGAACCAAGCAAAGCAGTGCTGATCTATTCGCTTTAACAACTTCCCGTCCGGCACAGCGGACACCAGTAGATCTAACAATCTGTGCAAGCTGAAGATCATCATTTGCCATGATCAATCTTTATTATATTAGCATTTAGCATAATGCTCTTGGTAATCTGAATACACTCCAAATATCTCGAACCGATGTCAACATTAAAAATGTTTCTCAGCATCAAAACTCTATTCACTGGAAGCGGAGCAGTTTCTTATTGAACATAACTCATCCTAACAGTGAAAATAATCCCGTCGAAATCAACTCTAAAAACAACACAAATGCCTGATGGTGCATTGTTACCGAGCAGCTGCTATGAGCTTTTACAAACCATGGAAATCAGAATAGTATCCATGCTTCCATTACTGAATTAACCTGATGTTGTGTCAAATCGATTAAGTTCATATTTCAATGCCAGCCAAGAGTTACGTCAGCTATCAAATAAGGTAGACGAACTTCTCACATTGCAGCGGCATTATGAACAGATCGCACCATCCTCTCTGGTACGCGTTAGCCATGTAATGCAAATCGACCAGCAAACTCTCGTTATTGCCGCAGATAATGGCACGGTGGCAGCAAAACTACGTCAACTTACCCCAGGATTTACCCATTTATTCCAAAACGGGGGCTACGAGATTACTGGAATTCAGATTAAGGTGCAAGTTGCCTTACCGATCAACACACGACCCCCTCGCCCTACCTCTCTCACCAGTATAGGACGTCAGCAGCTGGTTGACTTCGCCGTAAAATTGCAAGACTCACCTCTGAAAACCGCATTGCAACGCTTGGCAAAAAATAAGAAGTAATGGCAAACAAACTTAACTCGGATAATGAGCAATTGTTTGGCTGTATTTTTACCCAAGAGCCCAGCACGGACTCAAGTCGAAAGCTATGGCACAATATAATAGTGTGAGTAGATCGATTTCAGAACCCGACGATGTAGAAAACAATCGTAAGACTGGGAGACTTCTGTTTACCTTTTAATTTCTGCTCATGAGCGGTTTCTTTGGAGTATGGTGGGATGAGTCGCATATTAATCGTAATTGTTATCTTCATAGTCATCTACTTGCTGCTCAGGTATTACCGCAAGCAGATGCCAAAAAAAGATGTACTAGGTGAAGATACATCAAAGCACAGAGAAAATATGGTGCGTTGTGCGCACTGCGGTGTGCATCTGCCTAAAGGTGAGAGCATTATGGTCGATCACAAGCATTATTGCAGTGAGGTGCATCGCCGTGCACACATTGACGAACCTGAATAATCTCTAATACCAGATAAATTTTGATGTGGGATAACCTACCCCTCTCCACGTGGCATCCATTGCGCCCGAGATCTTATTCTGCGCCCGCACCGGATGCCATGTGGCGCTCAATTTACTTCTTCAATCTTTATCGCCTGACCCTGAGTGGACTATTTATCTTTCTGGTAAGCATTTTTGGTCACGCCCTGTCGTTAGGTTCAAGCGCTCCATCGCTGTTCTTTCGCACCAGTCTCCTATACGTCGTAATGACCTTGATTTCGCTTCTAACCATCAAGTTACGTCGGCCACGATTTAACTTGCAATTGGCATTTCAGGTAGGAACAGATATTGTTTGTATAACAGTTTTATCACACGCCAGCGGGGGCATACAAAGCGGTTTGGGCGTGTTGTTACTAGTATCTCTGACCGCTACAGGGTTGATCAGCCGTGGCAAGACCACTCTGTTTTTCGCGGCACTTGCCAGCATTGCAGTGTTGTTGCAACATTCTTACGCAGTGCTCACCCAGGATGCGGCGGTAGCCCAATATGTGCAGGCCGGATTACTAAGCACCGCTTATTTTGCCGTCGCCTGGCTGGCGCATACCATGGCCAAGTATGCCAGTGCCAGCGAAAATCTGGCCGCTCTGCGCGGTGTAGATCTGGCCAACATGGCAGAAACTAACAGACTGGTGATTCAGGATATGCCAGACGGCGTGCTGGTGGTGAATGAGAGCGGAATGGTCAAGCAGTACAATCCTGGTGTGGAGCGTTTGCTTGGGTACACGTTTTCAAATACTGATAATGCCACGCTGAAAAGTTGCGCGCCCCTGCTGGCGGATCGATTCGCCGTTTGGCGGCTGCATCAGGGGCGCGAACATGAAGTATTACGTTTGCCTATAACCAATCATCAGGTGCGTGTGCGTTTCCTGCCAGTAGAGCGCGATGGATTTTGGGGCGCGATAATTTTCCTTGAGGATATGCAACGCGTTCAGGCACAGGCTCAGCAGATCAAACTCGCAGCACTGGGACGATTGACCGCCAACATTGCCCATGAGGTACGCAACCCACTGTCGGCTATCAGCTACGCAACTGAACTACTGCAAGAAGAAAAGCACGATCCGGGGCAGACTCGTCTGTTTCAGATCATTATGGACAATGCCGCAAGGTTGAACCACATCGTGGAAGATGTCCTGCAGCTAAACCGACGCGACAGGGTGCAAAGTGAAGATTATAATTTAACAGAAAAACTGCCCCTCTATATTGAAGGGTTGCGTCATACCCAAGGCGTGTCGCAGGAGATATTTTTAATTAAGATTGCCCCTGCTTGCGTAATCAGATTTGATCTTGGCCATCTCGATCAAGTATTGTGGAATTTATGCCGCAACGCTCTGCGTTATTGCAGCAAACTGACAGGCAGTGTACAACTAAGTGTATGGTGCTCCAATGATGGGAGGACGATACTGGAAATTCTGAACGATGGGCCTCCAGTTGCCCCCGAGACCGTTCAACAATTGTTCGAGCCTTTCTTTACCATGACGGCCGGTGGTACCGGTTTAGGCCTGTATATTGCACGCGAATTGTGCGAGGCTAACGGCGCAACGCTTGAATATAGACAGCCCACAAAGGGCGGTGCCTGTTTCCGCATTGTGTTTGGGGATCAAAATGACCGTTGATATACAGGCCAGCCCTGCGCGCGTCTTGGTGGTGGATGACGAGCCGGATATATTGGAGTTGATCGAGTTGGCGCTGCTACGCATGGGATTGCAGGTCGACCGCGCTAGTAATGTGCAAGAAGCTTTGCAACAATTAGATACTAAAACATATCAGCTATGTCTGACAGATATGCGCCTGCCGGATGGAGAAGGACTGGAGGTGGTGCAATATATTATTGCTCGCAACATGCATGTGCCAGTCGCGGTAATTACCGCGCATGGCAACATGGAAAATGCGATTTTTGCACTTAAGGCGGGCGCTTTCGATTACCTCCCCAAGCCAGTTGCGCTGACCCAGCTGCGCGCCTTGGTCAATGCTGTGCTAAAGCTGCCGCCACTGTCTGCCACCGTACGAAAAGGCGTGCGAACATTACTGGGACTTTCCCCGGCCATGGAAAAGGTGCGCGACCTGATCGATCGGGTGGCACGTAGCCAGGCACCGGTACATATCAGTGGCGAATCAGGTAGTGGAAAAGAACTGGCTGCGCGGCTGATCGTTGAAAAAAGCGCTCGACGCGACCAGCCTTTCATCACGGTAAACTGCGGTGCAATCCCGGAAACGCTTATGGAAAGCGAATTTTTCGGTTATCGCAAGGGCGCCTTCACTGGTGCGGAAAAAGATCGCGAGGGTTTATTTCAGGCTGCCAATGGCGGTACTTTATTCCTTGACGAGGTTGCCGATTTACCTCTCTCCATGCAGGTAAAATTGTTGCGGGTAATCCAGGAGAAAAAAGTGCGTAAGGTGGGCGCCACGCAAGAAGAGTCGGTGGATGTACGTATCATCAGCGCCACCCATAATGCGTTGGCGGAGCAAGTACAGCAGGGGAAATTCCGTCAGGATTTATATTACCGTCTGAATGTGATTACCCTGCTTATGCCACCGTTGCGCGCAATGCGCGATGACATTGCCGAGGTCGCCAACCATTTTTTAGCTCGTTTGTGCGGTGATGCAAAGGTCGAATTAGCATCGTCAGCTTTGAAAGCACTTCAACAATACGATTTTCCGGGCAACGTGCGCGAATTGGAAAATATAATCGAACGGGCACTTGCATTATGTTCGGACGACATTATCATGCCAGCCGATTTGCAGCTTGCACCCACGGATTTTGCTGAAACGACCACCAAACCAAGTGTAGCTGGCAAATATCCACTTACCGATTATCTGGATAGCGTCGAACGCGCAGCCATTCTAGAGGCGTTACAGCAAACCAATTTCAACCGCACAGCTGCGGCCAAGGTGCTGGGAGTGACTTTTCGCGCTTTGCGCTATCGTATGGATCGATTGGATATCACTGACAAGGATGAATAATCAGTGAAAATTGGCACAAATGGATGGGTCAGCGGTATACGCCGCCTTGCTTCGCCCAACTGTGATTTCCGTCCATCTGGCACCACCATAGACTTATTGGTTATTCACAATATCAGCCTGCCACCGGGTGAGTTCGGTGGCCAGGCGGTTGCACAGTTATTTACCAACATTCTTGATACGGATGCACACCCCTATTTTGCTCAACTCAAAGGGGTGAGAGTTTCTGCCCATTTTTTAATACAGCGCACGGGTGAAATTACCCAGTTCGTGCCTTGCAGCAAGCGCGCCTGGCATGCCGGTGCATCGATGTGGCGCGGACGCACGGCCTGCAATGATTTTTCCATAGGCATCGAATTAGAAGGCACAGACTTTCTGCCATTCAGCGATCAGCAGTATGCTGCACTAATCCGGCTGACGCGAGTGCTCAAACGTGCCTATCCGATTCGTGAAATTGCAGGGCATTCAGATATTGCACCGGGACGGAAAACAGATCCTGGGCATGGATTTGACTGGCCGCGCTATCTTGAGAAGGATGGATTAAAAACAAGCCGAAAACAGAACATATAAATATATTTATTCTTAATAGAAGCACGTTGTGCTGTTCTTGCTTTTTTATATTTGTTTGTTTTATTAAATAGATCGATTTATCGGGATAAAAAACTTGCATAATTTTTTTAATGTACTACAATCGTTTCTACTACATGTGCATCCATATACGACATTGGTATACTACATATAGTGGTTTTTTATTTTAGCCTGATCCCATTAAAAACTAATTCTTAGTGTTAAGTTAAAGCAACGATTATGTTAGGGTAGCTAACAAAATTTCTCGTATTAAAAATACTAATATTTAAGATATATATGTCTCCAGTATCGGCACACATCATTTCCGGCGAGGCTACGAGCACGCTCAACATCCCTTTTGACCACCACAAGGTGATCCGCCGCAATGGTTCTGTAGTTGCTTTTGAGGCAACCAAGATTACCGTTGCATTGACCAAGGCATTTATCGCCGTAAACGGCGAAGCGTCCGCCCGCGTGCGCGAGTTAGTTAACCAATTGACCGAAACTGTGGTTAATGCACTGTTACGCCGCCACCCGCATGGTGGGACGTTACATATCGAAGATATTCAAGATCAAGTCGAACTGGCTCTGATGCGTTCCGGGGAACACGATGTGGCCCGCGCCTACGTGCTTTACCGCGAGGAACGCACGCGTGAACGGGCCAAGATAAAAGTTGCGCCTGCGCATATTCTTCAAGTCAACGACAAGGGTGTGCTTCGCCCGTTGGATGAAGCGCGACTTGCGGCACGCATCACGGCAGCTTGTGAAGGACTCGGCAACGCGGTAAGTGCTGATCCGATTCTTAAGCTGACACTACGTGATCTTTATGATGGCGTACCAGTTGAAGAGGTACGCAAATGTGCCATCCTTGCCGCTCGTGCAATGATCGAACATGACCCAGCCTATAGCTTCGTTACCGCCCGGCTGCTGCTGAACAACATTTGCTGTGATGTTATTGGCGAAGATGCCGACATGGCAACGCGTTATGCCGAATATTTTCCCTCATTCATCAAGCGTGGCATTGAAGCAGAGCTACTTGACCGCGACATGGCAAATTTTGACCTGCCACGATTGGCCAATGAATTAACTGCAAGCCGTGACTTGCAGTTCAGCTATCTTGGCTTGCAAACCCTATATGACCGTTACTTCCTGCACATAAACGAAAATCGCATCGAGCTGCCACAGGCATTTTTCATGCGCGTGGCTATGGGCTTGGCGCTCAGGGAGAATGACCGCGATACACGCGCTATCGAGTTCTATCATCTACTGTCCAGTTTCGATTTCATGAGCTCAACGCCTACCCTGTTCAACTCTGGGGCCATCCGGTCGCAACTTTCTTCTTGCTACCTGACTACCGTACCGGACGACTTGGCCGGTATCTTTGAAGCAGTAAAGGAAAATGCTCTTCTGGCCAAATACTCCGGTGGCCTTGGCAACGACTGGACCCCCGTACGTTCTATGGGCGCACACATCAAGGGCACCAACGGCAAATCACAAGGCGTGGTGCCATTCCTGAAAGTCGCCAATGACACTGCCGTGGCAGTCAACCAAGGAGGCAAAAGGAAAGGCGCGGTATGCGCTTATCTGGAAACATGGCATCTGGATATCGAAGAATTTCTTGAGTTACGCAAGAATACCGGCGACGACCGCCGTCGTACACATGACATGAATACAGCCAATTGGATACCCGACCTGTTCATGAAACGTGTACTGGAAGACGGGGAATGGACACTATTTTCACCATCAACCTGCCCCGATCTGCACGACAAATTCGGCTCGGAGTTCGAGCGTGCTTACATAACTTATGAGGCCCGTGCAGCGAACAGCGAGATCACCCTATTCAAAAAAGTTTCGGCAGCCAGCCTGTGGCGCAAAATGCTGACCATGTTATTTGAGACCGGTCATCCGTGGATCGCTTTTAAAGATCCATGTAACATACGTTCGCCACAACAACATGCTGGCGTGGTGCATAGCTCTAATCTATGCACCGAAATCACGCTGAACACCTCCGCATCCGAAATTGCGGTATGTAATCTTGGCTCGATCAATCTCAAGGCACATCTGAACACATTGGGCCAGCTTGACCATGAAAAACTCAAGCGCACCATTACCACGGCCATGCGTATGTTGGACAACGTAATCGACATCAACTACTACGCCGTTGAAAAGGCGCGCAACTCCAACCTTCGGCACCGCCCGGTTGGACTGGGCATCATGGGGTTTCAGGATTGCCTGCATGAACTGCGGATACCCTATGCCTCGAAAAAAGCAGTCGAATTTGCTGACAGCTCCATGGAAGCAGTGTGCTATTACGCCTATTTGGCATCCACAGAACTGGCCGAAGAACGAGGCCGCTACGAGAGCTATAACGGCAGCCTGTGGGATCAGGGCATATTGCCGCAGGATACGCTGGAACTTCTGCGTCAGTCACGCGGCGGGCATGTAGAGGTAGATATGTCCGCTAGCATGGACTGGGACAAACTACGTGCACGCATCAAACAGTACGGCATGCGCAACTCAAACTGCGTGGCCATTGCGCCTACTGCGACTATATCAAACATCATCGGCGTATCAGCCTGCATCGAACCTACTTACCAGAACTTATTTGTAAAGTCGAATCTGTCCGGTGAATTCACCGTCATTAACGAATATCTGGTAAATGACCTCAAGCGGCTGGGACTGTGGGATGAAGTGATGATAGCCGACCTAAAATATTTCGATGGAAGCCTTGCTAAAATTGATCGCATCCCGGCCGAATTGCACAGTCTGTATGCGACTGCATTCGAGATTGAGCCGCAATGGGTAATAGAAGCAGCTGCACGGCGCCAGAAATGGATTGACCAAGCGCAATCGCTAAACATCTACATGGCTGGTGTGTCGGGGCGCAAACTCGACGAAACCTACAAGCTGGCATGGCTACGAGGCCTGAAAACTACATATTATTTACGCACCATGGGTGCAACTTCAGCGGAAAAATCCACCTCGCGCGCTGGCGAACTGAATGCAGTGCAGATGTGCGCAATTGACAACCCAGAATGCGAGTCATGCCAATGAATGACTATACCATCGCATCCAGCTCAGCTGGACGGATACGCGTGGAAGACAAGCGTATCATCAACTGCAATGCAGACGTTAATCAACTAGTGCCATTTAAATATAAATGGGCTTGGGAGAAGTACATCTCCGCCTGCGCCAACCACTGGATGCCGCAAGAGGTCAATATGTCCGCCGACATTGCGCTATGGAAGAACCCCAACGGGCTGACCGATGATGAACGCCTCATGGTCAAGCGCAATCTTGGATTCTTCACTACAGCGGACAGCCTCGCGGCCAACAATATCGTACTTGGCACCTACCGTCACATCACCAACCCCGAATGTCGCCAGTACCTGCTACGTCAGGCATTCGAGGAGGCGATTCACACGCATGCCTATCAATACATCGTTGAAAGCTTGGGGCTGGACGAGGGCGAAATTTTCAACATGTATCATGAAGTTTCCAGCATACGTGAAAAAGATGAATTTTTGCTGCCCTTTATCGACACCCTGACCAATCCGGACTTCAAGACAGGCA
This genomic interval from Candidatus Nitrotoga sp. AM1P contains the following:
- a CDS encoding ribonucleoside-diphosphate reductase subunit alpha, producing the protein MSPVSAHIISGEATSTLNIPFDHHKVIRRNGSVVAFEATKITVALTKAFIAVNGEASARVRELVNQLTETVVNALLRRHPHGGTLHIEDIQDQVELALMRSGEHDVARAYVLYREERTRERAKIKVAPAHILQVNDKGVLRPLDEARLAARITAACEGLGNAVSADPILKLTLRDLYDGVPVEEVRKCAILAARAMIEHDPAYSFVTARLLLNNICCDVIGEDADMATRYAEYFPSFIKRGIEAELLDRDMANFDLPRLANELTASRDLQFSYLGLQTLYDRYFLHINENRIELPQAFFMRVAMGLALRENDRDTRAIEFYHLLSSFDFMSSTPTLFNSGAIRSQLSSCYLTTVPDDLAGIFEAVKENALLAKYSGGLGNDWTPVRSMGAHIKGTNGKSQGVVPFLKVANDTAVAVNQGGKRKGAVCAYLETWHLDIEEFLELRKNTGDDRRRTHDMNTANWIPDLFMKRVLEDGEWTLFSPSTCPDLHDKFGSEFERAYITYEARAANSEITLFKKVSAASLWRKMLTMLFETGHPWIAFKDPCNIRSPQQHAGVVHSSNLCTEITLNTSASEIAVCNLGSINLKAHLNTLGQLDHEKLKRTITTAMRMLDNVIDINYYAVEKARNSNLRHRPVGLGIMGFQDCLHELRIPYASKKAVEFADSSMEAVCYYAYLASTELAEERGRYESYNGSLWDQGILPQDTLELLRQSRGGHVEVDMSASMDWDKLRARIKQYGMRNSNCVAIAPTATISNIIGVSACIEPTYQNLFVKSNLSGEFTVINEYLVNDLKRLGLWDEVMIADLKYFDGSLAKIDRIPAELHSLYATAFEIEPQWVIEAAARRQKWIDQAQSLNIYMAGVSGRKLDETYKLAWLRGLKTTYYLRTMGATSAEKSTSRAGELNAVQMCAIDNPECESCQ